Proteins encoded by one window of Micromonospora coxensis:
- a CDS encoding CU044_5270 family protein, with protein sequence MFGEERTRTLLGPADPARHSTVAPPRLSAHDLIVRAEAVAEPVAHHRPARPTRRLILAAGALAAAVGAAAIVQALDPSSPGSSEIAGPPGADPGVVLVPVAYGTGTRDAGSQLRALASRLVDAEYDNRTGRYMYHHTKTWGDPVMTSSDGRHHVAFADETKVWQAADGSGKQVTTQLEPQYPDQESRNYWQRNLKPRAAASATPAPDDMPLPPMDLAPLPSRRAQLNELLKVRFGAGAVSKEVSTVYGRYVVPRQTRAEILRVLADVPGFRWRGQVTDRVGRKGVAVTFDDREHNQQSLLIFDPSTGDLLAHERLTLSPIRMKAYQVILDTAWTDRLD encoded by the coding sequence ATGTTCGGAGAAGAGCGAACGCGTACCCTCCTCGGTCCGGCTGACCCGGCCCGGCACAGCACCGTCGCGCCGCCCCGGCTGTCGGCACACGATCTGATCGTCCGCGCGGAGGCTGTCGCCGAGCCGGTCGCCCATCACCGACCGGCCCGCCCGACGCGCAGACTGATTCTGGCGGCCGGGGCGCTGGCCGCAGCGGTCGGCGCCGCAGCAATCGTCCAAGCGCTCGACCCGTCCAGCCCGGGCAGCTCAGAGATCGCCGGTCCGCCTGGAGCGGATCCGGGAGTGGTGCTCGTGCCGGTGGCGTACGGCACCGGCACCCGTGATGCGGGGAGCCAGCTGCGCGCGTTGGCGAGCAGGCTCGTCGACGCGGAGTACGACAACCGCACCGGCCGGTACATGTACCACCACACGAAGACGTGGGGCGACCCGGTGATGACGTCCTCCGACGGTCGCCACCACGTCGCTTTCGCGGACGAGACCAAGGTCTGGCAGGCGGCCGACGGGTCCGGTAAGCAGGTCACGACTCAACTTGAGCCGCAGTATCCAGACCAGGAGTCCCGGAACTACTGGCAGCGCAACCTCAAGCCCAGGGCTGCCGCCTCCGCCACCCCCGCTCCCGACGACATGCCCCTGCCACCGATGGACCTCGCGCCGCTGCCGTCGCGTCGGGCACAGCTGAACGAACTGCTCAAGGTCAGGTTCGGCGCTGGCGCCGTCAGCAAGGAAGTCAGCACGGTGTACGGGCGGTATGTCGTTCCGCGTCAGACGCGCGCGGAGATCCTGCGGGTCCTTGCTGACGTGCCCGGGTTCCGGTGGCGGGGGCAGGTGACCGATCGGGTGGGCCGGAAGGGCGTAGCCGTCACCTTCGACGACCGCGAGCACAACCAGCAGTCCCTCCTGATCTTCGACCCCAGCACCGGCGATCTGCTCGCCCACGAGCGGCTGACCCTCTCGCCGATACGAATGAAGGCCTACCAGGTAATCCTCGATACCGCCTGGACCGATCGACTCGACTGA
- a CDS encoding DinB family protein: MATYTGPDDLSGTEFIDTNFAGSVFREVDLSGTRIRGALLNDADIDGVIDGLRVNGVEVAPLIEAELDRMYPERTTLRPSTPDGMRTAWETVEAFWARTMARAESLPEEDLHRSVDGEWSFVQTLRHLVMATDLWFGQAVLGRERPYHPLGLPATFVTNGADLGIDMDADPSFAEVVAVRAGRMTEVREFLATVTQEDLDRVREPNAPPGWPSPGPRAASACLRVIFDEEWAHHSFAVRDLDAMG, encoded by the coding sequence ATGGCCACCTACACGGGACCCGACGACCTGAGCGGCACCGAGTTCATCGACACGAACTTCGCGGGCAGCGTGTTCCGCGAGGTGGATCTGAGCGGTACCCGGATCAGGGGTGCTCTGCTCAACGACGCCGACATCGACGGGGTCATCGACGGGCTGCGGGTCAACGGCGTCGAGGTGGCACCGCTGATCGAGGCCGAGTTGGATCGGATGTACCCGGAGCGCACGACGTTGCGTCCATCCACACCGGACGGGATGCGTACCGCGTGGGAAACCGTGGAGGCGTTCTGGGCGCGGACGATGGCGCGGGCGGAGTCGCTGCCGGAGGAGGATCTGCACCGGTCGGTCGACGGAGAGTGGTCGTTCGTCCAGACACTGCGGCATCTGGTGATGGCGACCGACCTGTGGTTCGGTCAGGCGGTACTCGGCCGGGAACGGCCGTACCACCCGCTCGGGTTGCCGGCGACGTTCGTCACGAACGGTGCGGACCTCGGCATCGACATGGATGCCGATCCGAGCTTCGCCGAGGTGGTGGCGGTCCGGGCCGGCCGCATGACCGAGGTGCGGGAGTTCCTCGCCACCGTCACCCAGGAGGACCTGGACCGGGTACGCGAGCCGAACGCCCCGCCCGGCTGGCCGTCGCCCGGCCCTCGTGCCGCCTCGGCGTGCCTGCGGGTCATCTTCGACGAGGAGTGGGCACACCACAGCTTCGCCGTCCGCGATCTCGACGCGATGGGATGA
- a CDS encoding nuclear transport factor 2 family protein, with protein sequence MDREQVARWLGAYEHAWRTPGTDPLATIFTPDASYRQGPYRAPVVGLPGIAGMWEDERRGPDEVFHLTSEIVAVEGDTAVARIEVRYGEPVAQEYRDLWIMRFAEDGRCRSFEEWPFWPAQPIAVSRPEEG encoded by the coding sequence GTGGACAGGGAACAGGTCGCCCGCTGGCTCGGGGCGTACGAACACGCGTGGCGGACGCCCGGGACGGACCCGCTCGCCACGATCTTCACCCCGGATGCGAGCTACCGGCAGGGGCCCTACCGGGCACCGGTCGTCGGCCTGCCCGGCATAGCCGGGATGTGGGAGGACGAGCGTCGTGGACCGGACGAGGTGTTCCACCTGACGAGCGAGATCGTCGCGGTGGAGGGTGACACGGCGGTGGCGCGGATCGAGGTCCGCTACGGCGAACCGGTCGCGCAGGAGTACCGCGACCTGTGGATCATGCGCTTCGCCGAGGACGGGCGGTGCAGGTCGTTCGAGGAGTGGCCGTTCTGGCCGGCGCAGCCGATCGCCGTGTCCCGTCCCGAGGAAGGCTGA
- a CDS encoding pyridoxamine 5'-phosphate oxidase family protein, producing MTVEITSPEELRDLLGTPTPRAIAKERVVLHERDRQWLAASPFCLVATAGADGSCDVSPKGDPAGFVRVLDDTTIAVPERPGNRRADGYRNILDNPHVGLIFLIPGRTDTLRINGRARLIRDAPWFDDMVVKGHRPVLAVEVTVEQIFYHCAKAFLRSELWRPESWRPEALPPRPRLAKEVEAVPESLADLERHYGPAYLDSLYRG from the coding sequence GTGACGGTGGAGATCACCTCGCCGGAGGAGCTACGGGACCTGCTGGGGACGCCGACGCCGCGGGCGATCGCCAAGGAGCGGGTGGTGCTGCACGAACGGGACCGGCAGTGGCTGGCCGCGTCGCCGTTCTGCCTGGTGGCCACCGCCGGGGCGGACGGCAGCTGCGACGTCTCCCCCAAGGGCGACCCGGCCGGCTTCGTCCGGGTGCTGGACGACACCACCATCGCCGTCCCGGAACGGCCGGGCAACCGGCGCGCCGACGGCTACCGCAACATCCTCGACAACCCGCACGTCGGCCTGATCTTCCTGATCCCCGGCCGCACCGACACGCTGCGGATCAACGGCCGGGCCCGACTGATCCGCGACGCGCCGTGGTTCGACGACATGGTGGTCAAGGGGCACCGCCCGGTCCTGGCGGTCGAGGTGACGGTCGAGCAGATCTTCTACCACTGCGCGAAGGCGTTCCTCCGCTCCGAGCTGTGGCGGCCGGAGAGCTGGCGGCCGGAGGCGCTGCCGCCCCGGCCCCGGCTGGCCAAGGAGGTGGAGGCGGTGCCGGAGAGCCTCGCCGACCTGGAGCGCCACTACGGCCCGGCGTACCTGGACTCGCTGTACCGGGGGTAG